The Iamia majanohamensis genome window below encodes:
- a CDS encoding phage holin family protein: protein MTDQQPLRPERSLGELLGEMSEELSTLFRQEVELAREELKEEGRKVGRAGSRFGGAAVAALYAGFGLVLTLGYLLATFLPEWVGFLVVTLVLGAVAAVLGLRGKKEAQAIQPAPEQTIETLKEDAQWLSERRS from the coding sequence ATGACCGACCAGCAACCACTCCGCCCCGAGCGCTCCCTCGGTGAGCTGCTCGGCGAGATGAGCGAGGAGCTCTCGACCCTCTTCCGCCAGGAGGTCGAGCTGGCCCGGGAGGAGCTGAAGGAGGAGGGCCGGAAGGTGGGCCGCGCCGGGTCCCGCTTCGGCGGCGCAGCCGTCGCCGCCCTCTACGCCGGCTTCGGCCTGGTGCTCACCCTCGGCTACCTGCTCGCCACCTTCCTGCCCGAGTGGGTGGGCTTCCTGGTGGTGACCCTGGTCCTGGGAGCGGTCGCCGCCGTGCTGGGGCTGCGGGGCAAGAAGGAGGCGCAGGCCATCCAGCCCGCGCCGGAGCAGACCATCGAGACACTCAAGGAGGATGCGCAATGGCTGAGCGAACGACGGAGCTGA
- a CDS encoding methyltransferase domain-containing protein, producing the protein MSEETGPDADAEAEAEFDVMAGWTADAVAALGADHALPAACRGSGSPAALDWLADRCRLGPGTTVLDCGGGAGGAAAYAAEHTGATPVLVEPMAGACRAARRMFGLPTVVGGGDRLPLPSGAVAAAWCLGVLSTTEAHEALLRELRRVLRPDGDAGLLVLVQETDDLLGAPADLVPPSAEELDRALEGAGLAVVARQGVADLPDPPEDWDARADRVEQWVAEHHRHDRRWAVATDNEERIGRLLGDGHLSVQLLHVRPT; encoded by the coding sequence ATGAGCGAGGAGACCGGCCCCGACGCCGACGCCGAGGCGGAGGCCGAGTTCGACGTCATGGCCGGGTGGACGGCGGACGCGGTGGCCGCGCTGGGTGCCGACCACGCCCTCCCGGCCGCCTGCCGGGGCAGCGGCAGCCCCGCGGCCCTCGACTGGCTGGCCGACCGCTGCCGCCTCGGGCCCGGTACCACCGTCCTCGACTGCGGGGGCGGGGCCGGCGGCGCGGCCGCCTACGCGGCCGAGCACACCGGGGCCACGCCGGTGCTGGTGGAGCCCATGGCCGGGGCCTGCCGGGCCGCCCGCCGGATGTTCGGCCTGCCGACGGTGGTCGGCGGCGGTGACCGGCTCCCCCTCCCCTCGGGCGCCGTCGCCGCGGCCTGGTGCCTCGGCGTGCTGTCGACCACCGAGGCCCACGAGGCCCTGCTGCGGGAGCTGCGGCGGGTCCTGCGACCCGACGGCGACGCCGGCCTCCTCGTCCTCGTGCAGGAGACCGACGACCTGCTCGGGGCACCGGCCGACCTGGTCCCGCCGTCCGCCGAGGAGCTCGACCGCGCCCTTGAGGGCGCCGGCCTCGCCGTGGTCGCTCGCCAGGGCGTCGCCGACCTCCCGGACCCGCCGGAGGACTGGGACGCCCGGGCCGACCGCGTCGAGCAGTGGGTGGCGGAGCACCACCGCCACGACCGACGCTGGGCCGTGGCCACCGACAACGAGGAGCGCATCGGGCGGCTGCTGGGCGACGGGCACCTGTCGGTGCAGCTGCTGCACGTGCGCCCCACCTGA
- a CDS encoding methylenetetrahydrofolate reductase — MVYGPCGGVRDDLTCEVAPHPCPFTADAAPLPWPTALGPPPAPTPASGLLARATSGPVVVTDLPSRPFDRALLVETTEVLAESCDAVLVGEHQHRPDLPPTLMAAVVAGAGGRPIVTLSCRDRNRVVLEQELGGLATSDVEAVLCVTGDARAPGIRPEVTQVFDLDGTRLAGLAAAAGLTPVVPESPDAPPRAIRPARLREKQAAGARIAVLNHVGSVEGVRAFAAAARDAGVTLPLVAAVAVYTDARSADVLARFPGLHLDPDAVAAVLGADDPLTAGVEAAVDEAVALLEVDGVAGVNISGLGSAEGELAAARVKATVGRELRDRLR; from the coding sequence ATGGTCTACGGGCCGTGCGGGGGCGTGCGCGACGACCTGACCTGCGAGGTCGCCCCCCACCCCTGCCCGTTCACCGCCGACGCCGCGCCGCTGCCCTGGCCCACCGCCCTCGGCCCCCCTCCGGCCCCGACGCCGGCGAGCGGGCTCCTCGCCCGGGCGACGTCGGGGCCCGTGGTGGTCACCGACCTGCCGTCGCGCCCGTTCGACCGCGCCCTGCTGGTGGAGACCACCGAGGTGCTGGCCGAGTCCTGCGACGCCGTGCTCGTGGGCGAGCACCAGCACCGCCCCGACCTGCCCCCGACCCTCATGGCCGCGGTGGTGGCCGGCGCCGGGGGCCGCCCGATCGTCACCCTCAGCTGCCGGGACCGCAATCGCGTGGTCCTCGAGCAGGAGCTGGGCGGCCTGGCCACCAGCGACGTGGAGGCGGTGCTGTGCGTCACCGGCGACGCCCGGGCCCCCGGCATCCGCCCGGAGGTGACCCAGGTGTTCGACCTCGACGGCACCCGCCTGGCCGGCCTGGCCGCCGCCGCCGGGCTCACGCCGGTGGTGCCCGAGAGCCCCGACGCCCCGCCCCGGGCCATCCGGCCGGCGCGCCTGCGCGAGAAGCAGGCGGCCGGGGCCCGCATCGCGGTGCTGAACCACGTGGGGTCGGTCGAGGGCGTGCGGGCCTTCGCCGCCGCCGCCCGCGACGCCGGCGTCACCCTCCCGCTCGTGGCCGCCGTCGCCGTCTACACCGACGCCCGGTCGGCCGACGTGCTGGCCCGCTTCCCCGGCCTGCACCTCGACCCCGACGCGGTGGCCGCCGTCCTCGGCGCGGACGACCCCCTCACCGCCGGCGTCGAGGCCGCGGTCGACGAGGCCGTCGCCCTGCTGGAGGTCGACGGCGTCGCAGGCGTCAACATCTCGGGCCTGGGCTCGGCCGAGGGCGAGCTGGCCGCAGCCCGGGTCAAGGCCACGGTGGGGCGCGAGCTCCGGGACCGCCTCCGATGA
- a CDS encoding potassium channel family protein, with translation MTYLLILAGIAVLVVVTLDQMATILATGRTSGSLVPRLTSVVWRAALGLHHRWPSHRRLSVVGIAMLVAAPALWATGLWVGWSLIAASDGEAVVEAETGASASLAARVYFAGFNLFTLGLGDVRPGSDGWRLVAVLASFMGLAMITLGVSYLVPVVSAATERRHLARALRQLGRTPEEMLAHEELLVDELVAARSTMALVTEQHLTHPVLRYYHAVEESLSLAVRTVATWEALEVLAERRRSEGQPPDPRLDLVLRAVAELGRAMAEDEDLPDRDLRAALLASDGHGPPS, from the coding sequence GTGACCTACCTGCTGATCCTCGCCGGCATCGCCGTCCTGGTGGTCGTCACCCTGGACCAGATGGCGACGATCCTGGCCACGGGCCGCACCTCGGGGTCGCTCGTCCCCCGGCTCACGTCGGTCGTGTGGCGCGCCGCCCTCGGCCTCCACCACCGGTGGCCGTCGCACCGCCGCCTGTCGGTCGTGGGCATCGCCATGCTGGTGGCGGCCCCGGCCCTCTGGGCCACCGGCCTGTGGGTCGGGTGGTCCCTCATCGCTGCGTCGGACGGCGAGGCGGTGGTCGAGGCCGAGACCGGCGCCTCCGCCTCTCTGGCGGCGCGGGTCTACTTCGCCGGGTTCAACCTCTTCACCCTCGGCCTCGGCGACGTCCGCCCCGGCAGCGACGGGTGGCGGCTGGTGGCGGTGCTGGCGTCGTTCATGGGCCTGGCCATGATCACCCTGGGCGTGAGCTACCTCGTGCCCGTGGTGAGCGCCGCGACCGAGCGCCGGCACCTGGCCCGGGCCCTCCGCCAGCTGGGCCGGACGCCGGAGGAGATGCTCGCCCACGAGGAGCTGCTCGTCGACGAGCTGGTGGCCGCCCGGTCCACCATGGCGCTGGTGACCGAGCAGCACCTGACCCACCCGGTGCTGCGCTACTACCACGCGGTGGAGGAGTCGCTGTCGCTGGCGGTGCGCACGGTCGCCACGTGGGAGGCGCTCGAGGTCCTGGCCGAGAGACGCCGGTCCGAGGGCCAGCCGCCCGACCCTCGCCTGGACCTCGTGCTCCGAGCCGTGGCCGAGCTGGGCCGGGCCATGGCCGAGGACGAGGACCTGCCCGACCGGGACCTGCGGGCCGCCCTGCTCGCCTCCGACGGGCACGGACCGCCGTCGTGA
- a CDS encoding DUF3253 domain-containing protein gives MSGDRTPGTTDDGRWVVVDGRRWRATDPSIPEAFRRELVEELMSARRAVGAARRADDGAAEAEARARVQDAKVALGERGRAWWEEPTEDEAASRLRAAVLALARNRGEGSTICPSDAARAVGGEGWRSSMDAARTAVRTLASEGEVVVLQGGEVIDAAGRWRGPVRVRIVAEGG, from the coding sequence GTGAGCGGAGACCGGACCCCGGGGACCACCGACGACGGGCGGTGGGTCGTGGTCGACGGACGCCGGTGGCGGGCGACCGACCCGTCGATCCCCGAGGCCTTCCGTCGGGAGCTGGTGGAGGAGCTCATGTCCGCCCGCCGGGCCGTCGGCGCCGCCCGGCGCGCCGACGACGGGGCCGCCGAGGCGGAGGCCCGGGCCCGGGTGCAGGATGCCAAGGTGGCCTTGGGCGAGCGAGGCCGGGCCTGGTGGGAGGAGCCGACCGAGGACGAGGCCGCGAGCCGCCTGCGTGCCGCCGTGCTGGCCCTCGCCCGCAACCGTGGGGAGGGGTCCACCATCTGCCCCTCCGACGCGGCGCGCGCCGTGGGCGGGGAGGGCTGGCGCTCCTCGATGGACGCAGCCCGCACCGCGGTGCGCACCCTCGCCTCCGAGGGTGAGGTGGTGGTGCTCCAGGGTGGAGAGGTCATCGACGCCGCTGGGCGGTGGCGGGGACCGGTGCGGGTCCGGATCGTGGCCGAGGGCGGCTGA